Proteins encoded within one genomic window of Hahella chejuensis KCTC 2396:
- a CDS encoding sulfite oxidase — protein sequence MTDDKKERGLYELYADDPERADYLVFGRRAHSDRRGFLKGAGLGAMGAMLGMAIPFHRNFPSGLIPAAMAEDTEIGLFSGKDGLTLLNDRPINAETPAHLLDDAVTPTSRHFVRNNGVVPDIARSMDASDWKLTIDGEVEKVLELSLDELKSKFKPVTLKLQLECGGNGRAAFNPPAKGNQWTVGAIGNAEWTGVRYADLLKAAGVKPSAIYTAHHGLDGHLSGDPSKTPISRGVPISKAMDPHSIIAYAMNGEPLPALHGFPVRTICPGWPGSTSQKWLSRIQLRDIVHDGPKMTGSSYRVPKFPVAPGTHVADEDYQIIESMPVKSLITTPQTNQTIKTRTLKVHGHAWAGDNVVKRMDISYDFGVTWVQADLKAPPNPYSWQEWYAEVTFPTRGYYEIWARATDDKGNMQPFAVNWNPKGYLNNSMHRIAVVVDA from the coding sequence ATGACGGATGATAAGAAAGAACGGGGGCTGTATGAGTTGTACGCGGACGATCCGGAACGCGCGGATTATCTGGTGTTCGGACGACGCGCCCACTCCGATCGACGCGGTTTTCTGAAAGGCGCTGGCCTCGGCGCCATGGGCGCCATGTTGGGAATGGCGATTCCTTTTCATCGCAACTTTCCCTCAGGGCTGATACCCGCCGCCATGGCGGAAGATACGGAAATTGGCCTGTTCAGCGGTAAAGACGGACTGACCCTGCTGAATGATCGCCCGATCAATGCGGAAACCCCCGCTCACCTGCTTGATGACGCGGTTACGCCCACCAGCCGCCATTTCGTTCGTAATAACGGCGTAGTGCCGGATATTGCGCGCAGCATGGACGCGTCTGACTGGAAACTGACCATCGACGGCGAAGTGGAGAAAGTGCTGGAGCTGTCGCTGGATGAACTCAAGTCCAAGTTCAAACCGGTCACCTTGAAGCTGCAGTTGGAGTGTGGCGGTAATGGACGCGCGGCGTTCAATCCGCCGGCGAAAGGCAATCAGTGGACAGTGGGCGCTATCGGCAACGCCGAGTGGACTGGAGTGCGCTATGCGGACTTATTGAAAGCGGCGGGCGTCAAACCGTCGGCCATTTACACCGCGCATCATGGTCTGGACGGACATCTGTCCGGCGATCCCAGCAAAACCCCGATCTCCAGAGGCGTGCCCATTTCCAAGGCGATGGACCCTCACTCCATCATCGCCTACGCCATGAACGGCGAGCCTCTGCCGGCGCTGCATGGCTTCCCGGTGCGCACCATTTGTCCGGGCTGGCCGGGCTCCACCTCACAAAAATGGCTGAGCCGGATTCAGTTGCGGGACATCGTGCATGACGGCCCCAAAATGACCGGATCTTCCTACCGCGTGCCTAAATTCCCTGTGGCGCCGGGAACGCATGTTGCGGACGAGGACTACCAAATCATTGAGTCCATGCCCGTTAAATCACTGATCACCACGCCGCAAACCAACCAGACCATCAAGACGCGCACACTGAAAGTGCACGGCCATGCCTGGGCGGGGGATAATGTGGTTAAGCGCATGGATATTTCCTATGACTTCGGCGTCACCTGGGTGCAGGCGGACCTGAAAGCGCCACCCAATCCCTACTCCTGGCAGGAGTGGTATGCGGAAGTGACTTTCCCCACCCGCGGTTATTATGAAATCTGGGCCAGAGCCACGGATGACAAAGGCAACATGCAGCCTTTCGCGGTGAACTGGAATCCGAAAGGGTATCTGAACAACAGCATGCACCGTATTGCGGTGGTTGTGGACGCCTGA
- the hypA gene encoding hydrogenase maturation nickel metallochaperone HypA, with amino-acid sequence MHELSVMENVVQLIEDSAAKEGFQRVVKIVLEIGELSHIETSAMDFCFSAVAKGTVVENATLEYLSIPGAGQCPHCRQTTPLHQLYDPCAHCGKFGVQVTAGMEVRVHSVEVE; translated from the coding sequence ATGCATGAGTTGTCGGTCATGGAGAACGTCGTGCAACTGATTGAGGACAGCGCGGCAAAGGAAGGCTTTCAACGGGTCGTCAAAATCGTATTGGAAATCGGCGAACTGTCCCATATCGAAACCAGCGCTATGGACTTCTGCTTCAGCGCCGTCGCCAAAGGCACTGTTGTTGAAAACGCCACACTGGAATATCTCTCCATACCCGGCGCAGGCCAATGCCCGCACTGCCGCCAGACCACTCCACTCCACCAGCTCTACGACCCCTGCGCTCACTGCGGTAAGTTTGGCGTACAAGTCACCGCTGGCATGGAAGTGCGGGTGCATAGTGTAGAAGTGGAATAA
- a CDS encoding hydrogenase maturation protease, which yields MMTKDINLSTLVIGYGNPGRQDDGLGPACADRIAELNLSGVTVETNYQLTVEDALELSRYQQVVFIDASLRGGKPFFLQQIEADDERQMGSHVLSPQAVVTLSRTLFDANTQAFLMGIRGYAFDRFEEALSPEAQLNLNQAFDYLASWLQSREKYRDHA from the coding sequence ATGATGACCAAGGACATCAATCTATCCACTCTGGTGATTGGTTACGGCAATCCTGGCCGCCAGGACGACGGACTCGGTCCCGCCTGCGCGGATCGCATTGCAGAACTTAATCTGTCAGGTGTGACGGTGGAAACCAACTACCAGCTAACGGTGGAAGACGCTCTGGAATTAAGCCGCTATCAACAAGTCGTGTTTATCGACGCCAGCCTGCGCGGCGGCAAGCCTTTTTTCCTGCAGCAAATTGAAGCCGACGACGAACGCCAAATGGGCAGCCACGTACTGTCGCCGCAAGCGGTGGTGACCTTGTCACGCACCCTGTTTGACGCCAATACGCAAGCCTTCCTGATGGGCATTCGCGGCTATGCGTTCGATCGCTTCGAGGAGGCGTTATCGCCAGAAGCTCAACTCAATCTCAACCAGGCCTTCGACTATCTGGCGAGCTGGTTGCAGAGCAGAGAGAAGTATCGCGATCATGCATGA
- a CDS encoding Ni/Fe hydrogenase subunit alpha: MNLDKPKTRIVEIEPVTRVEGHGKVTIHLDDDNNVAEARLHIVEFRGFERFIRGRLLWEAPVIVQRLCGICPVSHHIAAAKAMDVIVGADALPPTAEKMRRLMHYGQVMQSNVLHFFHLSSPDLLFGFDAPRGKRNIFNVIKEFPDLAKQGVLMRKYGQEVILHTAGKKIHGTGAIPGGINKNLSLQERDLLLQDIEQMKVWAKGAVDVAKRYTLEHLSQVEQFANFNSSHLSLVREDGALDLYHGGLRATDAAGNIIFDHVDYQDFNDYIMEEVRPWSYMKFPFIKSRGALDGWYRVGPLSRLNNVAFIDTPLANAEHKEFRALTHNKPNHMSLAYHWARMIEVLHCVEKIHELLLDPDLQGADLRVSGERREEGVGVIEAPRGSLFHHYKVDKNDQITYCNLIVSTTHNNNGMNRAVTDVAKKYLGGKKRITEGMLNHVEVAVRAYDPCLSCATHALGQMPLTVELFDADGALIHSNSQHMGQDIPPD; the protein is encoded by the coding sequence ATGAATCTTGATAAGCCCAAAACCCGCATTGTGGAAATCGAACCGGTCACCCGCGTGGAAGGTCACGGCAAGGTCACCATTCATCTGGACGATGACAACAATGTAGCGGAAGCCCGCCTGCATATCGTGGAGTTCCGCGGCTTCGAGCGATTCATACGCGGACGTCTGTTGTGGGAGGCGCCGGTAATCGTACAGCGGCTTTGCGGCATCTGCCCGGTCAGCCACCACATCGCCGCCGCCAAGGCGATGGATGTGATCGTCGGCGCCGACGCTTTGCCGCCAACAGCGGAGAAAATGCGTCGCCTCATGCACTATGGCCAGGTGATGCAGAGCAACGTGCTGCACTTCTTCCATCTGAGTTCGCCGGACCTGCTATTCGGCTTCGATGCGCCCCGCGGCAAGCGTAATATCTTCAATGTCATCAAAGAGTTTCCCGATCTGGCCAAACAAGGCGTGCTGATGCGCAAGTACGGCCAGGAAGTGATTCTGCATACCGCCGGCAAGAAAATTCACGGCACCGGCGCCATCCCCGGCGGCATCAACAAGAACCTGTCGCTGCAGGAAAGAGATCTGTTGTTGCAGGACATTGAGCAGATGAAAGTCTGGGCCAAAGGCGCGGTGGACGTCGCCAAGCGTTATACGCTTGAACACCTGTCTCAGGTGGAGCAGTTCGCCAACTTCAACTCCAGTCATTTGTCCCTGGTGCGCGAAGACGGCGCGCTGGACCTGTATCACGGCGGCCTGCGCGCCACTGACGCCGCCGGCAATATTATCTTCGATCATGTCGATTATCAGGATTTCAACGACTACATCATGGAGGAAGTGCGGCCCTGGTCGTACATGAAATTCCCCTTCATAAAAAGTCGCGGCGCGCTGGACGGCTGGTATCGCGTCGGCCCCTTGTCCCGTCTGAATAATGTCGCCTTTATCGATACGCCCCTGGCGAACGCCGAGCATAAGGAATTCCGCGCGTTGACCCACAACAAACCCAATCACATGAGTCTCGCCTATCACTGGGCGCGCATGATTGAAGTGCTGCACTGCGTGGAGAAGATTCACGAGCTACTGCTGGACCCGGACCTGCAAGGCGCCGATCTGCGAGTCAGCGGAGAACGTCGGGAAGAAGGCGTCGGCGTTATCGAAGCGCCGCGCGGCTCTTTATTCCACCACTACAAAGTCGACAAAAACGATCAAATCACTTACTGCAACCTGATCGTTTCCACCACTCACAACAATAACGGCATGAACCGGGCGGTTACGGATGTGGCGAAAAAATATCTGGGCGGGAAAAAACGCATCACGGAAGGCATGCTGAACCATGTGGAAGTCGCCGTACGCGCCTATGACCCCTGCCTGTCCTGCGCCACCCACGCCCTGGGACAAATGCCGCTGACCGTGGAGCTATTCGACGCCGACGGCGCGCTGATTCACAGCAATAGCCAGCATATGGGACAGGACATTCCCCCGGACTGA
- a CDS encoding NADP oxidoreductase — MKRKKRIATVSLAGCFGCHMSLLDMDEHILELMELAEFDRSPLTDFKTFSRRCDIGVIEGGCCNEENVHTLQEFRKHCDVLVAVGQCAIMGGLPVMRNAIMHSKDPLRECLEEAYSSSAKVYNPSNQIPNDAALPLLLDKVYTCAEVVKIDYQIPGCPPSGEVLWATLAALIKGEPAPQEYHMIKYD; from the coding sequence ATGAAGCGGAAAAAACGCATCGCCACGGTTTCCCTGGCCGGCTGTTTCGGTTGTCACATGTCTTTACTGGACATGGACGAGCATATCCTGGAATTAATGGAGCTGGCGGAGTTTGACCGCTCGCCGCTGACCGATTTCAAAACGTTTTCCCGCCGTTGCGATATCGGCGTCATAGAAGGCGGCTGCTGCAATGAAGAAAACGTCCATACCCTGCAGGAGTTCCGCAAGCACTGCGATGTGCTGGTGGCGGTGGGGCAGTGCGCTATCATGGGCGGCCTGCCGGTGATGCGCAACGCCATCATGCACTCAAAAGATCCGTTGCGGGAATGTCTGGAGGAAGCCTATTCCAGCAGCGCCAAGGTGTATAACCCCAGCAATCAGATTCCCAATGACGCCGCGTTGCCGTTGTTGCTGGACAAGGTGTACACCTGCGCGGAAGTGGTCAAAATCGACTACCAGATTCCCGGCTGCCCGCCTTCCGGTGAAGTGCTGTGGGCCACGTTGGCGGCGCTGATCAAAGGTGAGCCGGCGCCGCAGGAATACCACATGATCAAATACGATTAG
- a CDS encoding 2Fe-2S iron-sulfur cluster-binding protein translates to MSTEFEFTVDGETVVAQPGQTIMDACDDAGVYIPRLCDVEGLVPQGSCRVCTVKVNGRTAAACTQPAEPGVAVENDTPQVQGYRRDLVRMLFHEGNHLCPICEASGRCELQAMAYRLGISQDSLYPYLQPVRPVDASHPDIALDTNRCILCGRCIRASRDVDGKNIFEYVGRGIHKRIGVNAENLAATDASIDDYAMSLEVCPVGCIIRKREGFFAPIGQRQFDNKPIGWEIEARHKNRIAVHQIDPSEEQS, encoded by the coding sequence ATGAGCACAGAGTTCGAATTTACGGTGGACGGCGAAACCGTCGTCGCCCAACCCGGCCAGACCATCATGGACGCCTGCGACGACGCCGGCGTTTACATTCCCCGTCTGTGCGACGTGGAAGGACTGGTTCCGCAAGGCAGTTGCCGCGTCTGTACAGTGAAGGTCAACGGTCGCACTGCAGCGGCCTGCACTCAACCAGCGGAGCCGGGCGTCGCTGTCGAAAACGATACGCCGCAGGTTCAGGGCTATCGTCGCGATCTAGTGCGCATGCTGTTTCACGAGGGCAACCACCTGTGTCCGATCTGCGAGGCCAGCGGACGCTGCGAGCTGCAAGCCATGGCGTATCGCCTGGGGATATCCCAGGACAGTCTGTATCCCTATCTGCAACCGGTGCGTCCGGTGGACGCCTCTCATCCGGATATCGCCCTGGACACCAACCGCTGCATCTTGTGTGGACGCTGCATCCGAGCCTCACGTGATGTGGACGGCAAAAATATCTTTGAATATGTGGGACGCGGCATCCACAAGAGGATTGGCGTCAATGCAGAGAACCTGGCCGCCACCGACGCCTCCATTGACGACTACGCCATGTCTCTGGAAGTTTGTCCGGTAGGCTGCATTATCCGTAAACGCGAAGGTTTTTTCGCCCCGATAGGCCAACGCCAGTTCGACAACAAGCCCATCGGCTGGGAAATCGAGGCCCGCCATAAAAACCGTATCGCCGTGCATCAGATCGATCCGTCCGAGGAGCAGTCATGA
- a CDS encoding NAD(P)H-dependent oxidoreductase subunit E — protein sequence MALRHASVVQRHQPNREISHAPTGRSMDNDNATLIKQACADYDNDPRRMMDILWQVQDKLRCIDGDAMSLIAALTGTYRVEVEGVVSFYAFFSDKRKGDITIRLCDDIVDRHAGAQAVAEAFSDALGIQPGETSADGAFSLEFTPCIGMCDQAPAVLINDVVVTRLTPAKVKNILRTLRKTKDPQTLIGKTGDGANSHPLVQAMVRNNIRQPGPVLLTDANPDQGLQAALQLSPLEVIAQVEESLLRGRGGAGFPTGRKWRLAANTPAEERYVICNADEGEPGTFKDRVLLTEKPDLLFAGMTIAAYAVGARHGILYLRGEYRYLRAYLEATLQRRREQNLLGAGILGRDDFSFDIRIQMGAGAYICGEESSLISSCEGKRGEPKNRPPFPVQSGYLGHPTVVNNVETLSCVPRIMEQGAPWFRGMGTTGSSGTKLLSVSGDCVRPGIYEIAFGVTLAEILTQAGAQDAAAIVVGGASGQIVGRTEFHRRLCFEDLASAGAIVCFNSSRNILEAAAYYMDFFIEESCGYCTPCRVGNVFLKKGLEKIMHGEGEPEDLDYLRSLSDTIIATSRCGLGHTSPNPILSTMEYFPLVYSAMVKERPGGMQAGFNIQKALDEARIIAKRRSLIYDPAYGDKE from the coding sequence GTGGCGTTGCGACATGCATCCGTCGTTCAGCGTCATCAACCCAACCGGGAAATCTCGCACGCGCCGACGGGACGAAGCATGGATAACGATAACGCAACTCTCATCAAGCAAGCCTGCGCCGACTATGACAACGATCCGCGCCGGATGATGGACATCCTGTGGCAGGTGCAGGACAAACTACGCTGCATTGATGGCGACGCTATGTCGCTGATCGCCGCCCTAACCGGGACCTATCGGGTGGAAGTGGAAGGCGTTGTCAGCTTCTATGCATTTTTTTCCGACAAGCGCAAAGGCGATATCACGATTCGCTTGTGCGATGACATCGTTGACCGTCATGCCGGCGCCCAAGCCGTGGCCGAGGCGTTTTCCGACGCTCTCGGAATCCAGCCGGGCGAAACCAGCGCCGACGGCGCTTTTTCCCTGGAGTTTACGCCCTGCATCGGCATGTGCGATCAGGCGCCTGCGGTATTGATCAATGATGTGGTCGTCACCCGTCTGACGCCAGCCAAGGTCAAAAATATTCTGCGAACCCTGCGCAAGACCAAAGATCCGCAAACGCTGATCGGCAAAACCGGCGATGGCGCCAACAGCCATCCCCTGGTCCAGGCCATGGTGCGCAATAACATTCGCCAGCCCGGACCAGTCCTCTTGACCGACGCCAACCCAGATCAGGGCCTACAAGCCGCTTTGCAGTTATCGCCGCTGGAGGTGATCGCCCAGGTCGAGGAGTCGCTTCTGCGCGGACGCGGCGGCGCCGGGTTCCCTACTGGCAGAAAATGGCGACTGGCGGCGAACACTCCCGCCGAAGAACGTTACGTCATCTGCAACGCGGATGAAGGCGAGCCCGGCACGTTCAAAGATCGCGTACTGCTGACCGAGAAACCCGACCTGCTGTTCGCCGGCATGACGATCGCCGCCTATGCGGTGGGGGCCCGTCACGGCATCTTGTATCTGCGCGGTGAATACCGCTATCTGCGCGCCTATCTGGAAGCAACGCTGCAACGTCGCCGGGAACAGAATTTACTGGGCGCAGGCATTCTGGGGCGAGACGATTTTTCTTTCGATATCCGTATTCAGATGGGCGCCGGCGCCTATATTTGCGGGGAAGAAAGCTCTCTGATCAGCTCCTGCGAAGGCAAACGCGGCGAGCCCAAAAACCGTCCGCCGTTTCCTGTGCAATCCGGCTACCTGGGCCACCCTACTGTTGTTAATAACGTCGAAACCCTGAGCTGCGTTCCGCGCATCATGGAGCAAGGCGCGCCATGGTTCCGCGGCATGGGAACCACGGGCAGTTCAGGAACCAAGCTGCTCAGTGTCAGCGGAGACTGCGTCCGCCCCGGAATTTACGAAATCGCTTTCGGCGTCACACTGGCGGAAATTCTCACGCAGGCGGGCGCACAGGACGCCGCTGCAATTGTTGTAGGCGGAGCCAGCGGCCAGATTGTCGGGCGCACCGAGTTTCACCGTCGTCTGTGTTTTGAAGATCTCGCCTCCGCCGGCGCTATTGTTTGCTTCAACAGCTCCCGCAATATTCTTGAAGCCGCCGCCTACTACATGGACTTCTTTATTGAAGAAAGCTGCGGCTACTGCACGCCTTGTCGCGTGGGCAATGTTTTCCTGAAAAAAGGACTGGAAAAAATCATGCATGGCGAAGGCGAACCGGAGGATCTGGATTATCTGCGCAGCCTGAGCGACACCATCATCGCCACCAGTCGCTGCGGGCTCGGCCATACTTCTCCCAATCCCATTCTCTCCACTATGGAATATTTTCCTCTGGTGTACTCCGCCATGGTGAAAGAACGACCCGGAGGCATGCAGGCGGGCTTCAATATTCAAAAGGCGCTGGATGAAGCCAGAATCATCGCCAAGCGGCGCTCGCTCATCTATGACCCGGCTTATGGAGACAAGGAATGA